GCAGGGTGAGTCGCCAGACGCGCCAGATGGCGACGGCGAGCGGGAGCAGTTTGCCCCAGCGCCAGCGACCGACGTCGGCGTTGTTGCGCGAGAGAGGGAGGTTGACGTGGTGCAGCTCGATCTCGGGGGCGGCGGCGGGGAGCGCGTCGAGCAGCGTCTGCACCATGAGACTCTGGCCGTGGATGGGGGGCGGAATCTGCGCGAGGACGAGCAGCTTCATCGCGAGCTTGGAATGTGGCGCGGGCGGCGGAACACTGCGGCCCAACGTGAACCGAGAGTCGTCGTCAAACCAGTCTGGAATCGTGCAATCGCCGTGGGCGGCGGCGGGGCTGTGCGCGCTCGTCGGTTTGGTGGTGTTTCAGGTCTGGGGTAACGCGGTGCGCGGTTACATTGATACGCCGTCGGTGTTTTGGTGGTGGGGCTGGCAGTGGTTCAACGAAGGTTCGGAGGCCGAGCATGGTCCGCTGCTGGTGGCGCTGGCGGTGTGGCTGGTGTGGCGGAACCTTTCCAAGGATGAAGTAAGAAGTAAGAAGTTTGAAGTGGGGGAAGTGTGGCCGGGGGTGGTGGCGATGGTGGGGGCACTGGGGCTGCATGCGCTGGGGTTTGTGGTGCAGCAGACCCGCATCTCGATCTTGGCGGTGTTGTTGTTTGCGTGGGGCGTGGCGCGGCTGGGTGGCGGGGCACGCTGGGGACGGGCGACGGTGTTTCCGCTCGCGCTGCTGTTGTTTGCGATCCCCTTGGGCGTGCTGGATGCGGTGGGCTTTCATCTGCGGCTGGGCGTGATCACGACGACGGAACTGATCGCGCGGGCGGCCGGCATAGAGGTGGTGCGCAACGGCACGCAGCTCTTCGCGCCGGATGGCAGTTACCAATACGACGTGGCGGCGGCGTGTTCGGGCGTGCGTTCCTTGCTGGCGCTCCTGGCGCTGTCGGCGCTTATCGCCTACGTGTGGGTGCGAGCGTGGTGGCGGCGCGGGGCGGTGTTTTTATTGGCGTTCCCGCTGACCTTTGTGGGCAACGTGGTGCGGATCGGCGCGATCGTTTTTGCGGGGGAGTGGTTCGGGCAACGGGCCGGTGAGATCGTGCACGACTGGGCGGGCTTTCTGGTGTTTGTGATCGTGCTGGGGGGCGTGTTGGCGGTCAGCACGTGGTTGGCGAAGGGCGAGAGCGAGGGTGGAGCGACGGAGAAGGTGGCCGGAGGACCGGGGGCGGCGACCCCGGCTACAGCGGAGACGGGTGTCGTGCGAGGCTCGCGGGCCTGGCGGGCCGCGGCGGTGGTGGGGTTGGCGGCGGTGGGGACCGTGAATTTTTTGGTGCGGGTGGATGCGTGGGCGGTGCGGGCGGAGGCGGGGATCCGGCTCGCGCCGGATGGGATGAACCCGGCGGAGTTGCCGACCTTTGTGGGCACGGAGTGGATCGGCCGGGAAACCGAGGTGACGCAGGTCGAGCGCGAGACCTTGCCGGCGGACACGGGTTACTCGCGGCGGCTGTATGTGTCGGTGAATGACCGGCGCGAGCAGGTGCTCATCTCCATTGTGTTGAGTGGGCAGGACCGGACTTCGATTCACCGGCCGGAGATCTGTTTGGTGGGGCAGGGCTGGAGTATCGGGACGCGCGAGGAGGCGGAGTTTAGCGATGCGCTGGGGCATGTCGTGCCGGCGGCGTTGTTGCGTTTGCAGCGCGAGGTGACGCGGCGGGATGGGGCGCGCGTGGAGGTGCCGGCGTTGTTTGCTTATTGGTTTGTGGGGCGGGACCGGGTGGCGACGACCACGGCGGAACGGCTGTGGTATACGGCGCTCAATCGGCTGCGGCTGCGGCCCGATCGTTGGGCGTATGTGGTGGCGCGAACAGTGCAACTCGATGGCGAATCCGAGGCCGATGCGCGGGCGCGAATGGAAGCGGTGGTGGAGCAGTTGTTGCCGCAACTCGTCCCAGCTGCAGACGAGCAACAACTCCGTGGTTGAACTTTGATTTAAGGCCCGCACGCTGCGCAGCTCCTTGCAATCAGCCAGCGCCGCCGACTTAGCCTTGTTGATAGCCGAGGGTGATCCAGTAAACTGGTCGCTCGCGGCTGCGTTGGTGTTGGGCATGGGCGGAGGCTTTTTGGTGGTGTGGCTGTTGTCGCGCAACACGCGTCGCCAAGCGCATTTACAGGCGGAACAGGTCATCGAAGTGGCCCGTCGCGAAGCGGCGGTGGCGGCCGAGGAAATCAAGCAGGCGGCCGAAAAGGATCT
This portion of the Actomonas aquatica genome encodes:
- a CDS encoding exosortase C-terminal domain/associated protein EpsI, yielding MQSPWAAAGLCALVGLVVFQVWGNAVRGYIDTPSVFWWWGWQWFNEGSEAEHGPLLVALAVWLVWRNLSKDEVRSKKFEVGEVWPGVVAMVGALGLHALGFVVQQTRISILAVLLFAWGVARLGGGARWGRATVFPLALLLFAIPLGVLDAVGFHLRLGVITTTELIARAAGIEVVRNGTQLFAPDGSYQYDVAAACSGVRSLLALLALSALIAYVWVRAWWRRGAVFLLAFPLTFVGNVVRIGAIVFAGEWFGQRAGEIVHDWAGFLVFVIVLGGVLAVSTWLAKGESEGGATEKVAGGPGAATPATAETGVVRGSRAWRAAAVVGLAAVGTVNFLVRVDAWAVRAEAGIRLAPDGMNPAELPTFVGTEWIGRETEVTQVERETLPADTGYSRRLYVSVNDRREQVLISIVLSGQDRTSIHRPEICLVGQGWSIGTREEAEFSDALGHVVPAALLRLQREVTRRDGARVEVPALFAYWFVGRDRVATTTAERLWYTALNRLRLRPDRWAYVVARTVQLDGESEADARARMEAVVEQLLPQLVPAADEQQLRG